In the genome of Bacteroidales bacterium, the window TTCTCTGTTACAACAGCTTCCGTCAGGTCGATAATAATATGAGCCGAATCGCTTTTTGGAAAAATATATTTATGGAAACCTACTCTTTCAGTACAAGTTAATTCTACATCAATTTTATAATCTTCAAGATTCACTTTATAGAATCCGGGAAAAGCAATTTCAGTAGCATGAGAAAAAGCAGACCGATAACCCGGCTCTGTTCTTGAGGAATTTCCGGGATAGGTTTGTAGCTTACCAATCGTTGGCATTAGCCTAATATCGCCATAATCACCAACACCGGTGCCACTTAAATGAGTATGACTAAATCCTAAAATAGTAGAATCGGAAAAATGGTAACCAGAACAACCATCCCAGCTGTTAATGCGAGTATCCGGACTCAGCTGTACCATCCCAAAAGGTAAAGTGGCTCCAGGATAAGTGTGACCATGGCCACCGGTTCCAATAAATGGATTAACATAAGAGGTAATTTTTTTTGATTTTTCTCGTGTGCAAGAAAATATGCTTAGCGCGATAATCAATAATAAAAAAGATTGTAGCGGTTTTAACATGATAATGGTGTTTATACCAACAAAGATGGTAAAAAAAATGGAGTTTAGTTTAGGCCTTTAATCATTTCTATAGAATACAGTTATTGATAAATTTATTTAAAAGAAATTAGATATATAGCTCCACCCTACAAAATGAGCTAGCTTTCAGAATAAAGAAAGTTGCATTTTAGATAAGAGAAAATTGAAAGCCTATTTAACCTGCTTTTTTAAACCTTAACAAGCCCTATATTTTCCTGTAAATAAACTAAATAACTTTCAGGTTCAGGATAATTCATCAAGGCTAATAATTCGGCATATTCACGTATTTGCTTTTTGTGTTTTTCGCTTGCCTTTCCCGTTTTATAATCAATAACGACTGTTTTATTATTTAAGAACACTAGGCGATCAGGACGATACAACTGTCCAAAAGAATCAATAATATCGGCTTCATTAACCACTTTTAAGTTTTGCTTATAAAATTGGCCTAAAACAGGGTGACTAATAATCTGATTGATATAATCGCCAATCTTTATTTTATCCTCCGGCTTAATAAGTCCTGCATATAAAGCTCTATTTAAAGCCTTAGGCACATCGGTAATATTCTGAATATCCGCCATAACTTCGTGTACATAAACACCCCAAATCTGACTCGAATACTCTTCTTCTAAATCGGTAAATTTTGACGAATTAGATAAATTAAGGTAATTACGCCAAGACGCACCATTAAACTTCTCTAAATAATAAAAATCAGAATCTTTAATTAATTCCGATTCGGGGAAATGAAGATTTTCGCCAAAGCGATAAAATCCTTCTTCCAGCATAAATCCATCTTTATCAGACAAATATTCGTCAAACATAGCAGAAGGCTTAAAACTATTATAAATATTTTCTGCTGCTTTTTTACTTTTCACGGCTTTATGCTTATTAGCCAAAATAAATAGGCGATGCTTTGCACGAGTTAAAGCCACATATAAAAGGTTAATATTATCGAGTTTCTGATTTGTTTGCTCTTCTTCATAAGCCAACGATAGTGATGTTTCTTTTAAAGAACTCAAAGAGAAAGGAAACGATTTTAATTTATCTATTTTTTCAACTCCCGGATTTAGCCAACTTCTATCGCCACCGGCCTTTGTTCTGATACTTTTATCTGTAATAGGAAAAATTACTACCGGATATTGTAAGCCTTTAGCTTTAAAAACGGTTTGAATGGTGACGGCATCTAATCCATTTGGCAGTTCAATAAAAATATCTTTTTCATGCTCTGTCCACCACAGCATAAAATCGCTAAGTTGAACATAAGGCGAACGTTTAAAATCGTGTAGAACATCCAAAAAGAATTGCAAATAAGGATCGGGCATATTAAGCTCAAAAATGCGAATAATATACTCTGCTAACTCATAAACATCTGATCTGTTTAGTTTAGCCGTATCTATACTATAATTATTCTGATTGAGTAAGCTGTAAAAAGCTGCCGAGAAGCCTTCTTTGGCAGACATTAATTCAGAAATAAGCCGATGGAAATTATTTAAAGTATTTTCTCCTAACATTTGCTGTTGAAGCAAATAGCGTATAATTTCTATCTTATATATATTTTCTTCTTCCTGTAAAACAGATTGAAAGAAACTCAATAAAAATTTAACTTTTGCAGAAGAAGAAACTCTCAATCCAACGGAAGAGATAACCGGAATTTCATTATCTATCAACAAATCGGCATAGGCCGTTGCAATATTATTTTTACGCACTAAAATAGTAATATCGCGATAGCTATAACCCTCTTCTAATGCTTTTTCTACAGATTTAAGCAAAGTATCTTCCAATATTTCATCGTCTTTTTCATCTAACAAATGAATATCAACAATACCTGCATTTTGTTTACCTTTTGCCACCGTTTGATTTATCTCATCATAAACTTTTTTAGTATCGTCCGACAACCAATTTGAGTTACGTATAAAGTGAAATAAATCGTTATTAAAATCTACAATTTGCTCATCAGACCGATAGTTAGTTAACAAATTCCTTTCCTCGTAATTTTCCTTTAACAAACGCTCTCTTTGCAAACTAAGCTCATCCGATTTATTCAATAAGTTGGGTAGATGTACAAATTGTTTAACATCACTTCCACGCCAACGATAAATCGATTGTTTTCCATCGCCAACCAATAAATTCAGATTATTTTCTGATAGGCTGTTCTCAACAAGTGGCAATAAATTATTCCATTGTAAAGCTGAAGTATCCTGAAATTCGTCTAAGAGAAAATGTCGATACCAATTTCCGATACGCTCATAAATAAATGGAGCAGGTTCGCCCGAGATAGCTTGTGCTATTAACTTATTAAAATCAGAAATATGTAAAACATTAGATTCTGTTTTAAGCTGAAAAATCAATTTTTCTATCTCGTTTAAAACAACTAAAGGATAAATATTTTTAGATATCTGTTTGAATATCAAATAATTATTAACGTGCTCTTCTATATAATCGTTCAAGAGATGAAAATGCTCTTTTAATTCGTTTTTTATGGATTCAATCTTAGCCTTATCTGCCTCATCAGCCTTTCCTGAACACCATTTATCATCGTCTATTGAGCTCCAAACGTGTGTATTTGGCAATATGTTTTTTTCCGGAAAATTTGATTGTGCAAGATTAAAAAACCAATTACAGATATTTCCTTTTCTGTAATAAAAACTCTTACAATCTAACTCTTTACTTTTAATCAATTTCTGTGCTTTGCGGGCTTCTTTATTCACAAAACCCTCAAATATTTTCATTTCGGCAAAAACCTGATCTTTTATTTGCAACAGCTCTTCAATAGAAAGTTTTCGTAAATCGACAAGGAATTCTTCTTTGACATCATCGAGTAAATTTTTAGCCAAGGCTTTTAAATCGTCATCTACTTTTC includes:
- a CDS encoding UvrD-helicase domain-containing protein encodes the protein MKNFVVYKSSAGSGKTTTLAIEYLKLSLTKPVNFKHILALTFTKDAANEMKKRILHYLIQIIEYQKGNQLDFIFNPLIAYQKKLQKIEAEEGKQRCIEEIQKQAGILLKLILHSYSDFAISTIDSFTHRVIKSFAHDLGIAISFEVELDADNLLKTAVNELISRIGDENPKLSEVLLDFSLHKIGNDKSRKVDDDLKALAKNLLDDVKEEFLVDLRKLSIEELLQIKDQVFAEMKIFEGFVNKEARKAQKLIKSKELDCKSFYYRKGNICNWFFNLAQSNFPEKNILPNTHVWSSIDDDKWCSGKADEADKAKIESIKNELKEHFHLLNDYIEEHVNNYLIFKQISKNIYPLVVLNEIEKLIFQLKTESNVLHISDFNKLIAQAISGEPAPFIYERIGNWYRHFLLDEFQDTSALQWNNLLPLVENSLSENNLNLLVGDGKQSIYRWRGSDVKQFVHLPNLLNKSDELSLQRERLLKENYEERNLLTNYRSDEQIVDFNNDLFHFIRNSNWLSDDTKKVYDEINQTVAKGKQNAGIVDIHLLDEKDDEILEDTLLKSVEKALEEGYSYRDITILVRKNNIATAYADLLIDNEIPVISSVGLRVSSSAKVKFLLSFFQSVLQEEENIYKIEIIRYLLQQQMLGENTLNNFHRLISELMSAKEGFSAAFYSLLNQNNYSIDTAKLNRSDVYELAEYIIRIFELNMPDPYLQFFLDVLHDFKRSPYVQLSDFMLWWTEHEKDIFIELPNGLDAVTIQTVFKAKGLQYPVVIFPITDKSIRTKAGGDRSWLNPGVEKIDKLKSFPFSLSSLKETSLSLAYEEEQTNQKLDNINLLYVALTRAKHRLFILANKHKAVKSKKAAENIYNSFKPSAMFDEYLSDKDGFMLEEGFYRFGENLHFPESELIKDSDFYYLEKFNGASWRNYLNLSNSSKFTDLEEEYSSQIWGVYVHEVMADIQNITDVPKALNRALYAGLIKPEDKIKIGDYINQIISHPVLGQFYKQNLKVVNEADIIDSFGQLYRPDRLVFLNNKTVVIDYKTGKASEKHKKQIREYAELLALMNYPEPESYLVYLQENIGLVKV